The genomic region TTCGGAACTCGTCGGCAGCGTCAGATGTGTATAAGAGACAGCTCATCCCCCGTACGGCGGGATGACCACGACCTCGAACCCGCCGGTGACGAGATAGAGGTTCCCGTCGGGCCCCACGTCCATGCCGTAGACATAGTCGTAGAATGGCAGGTCGATCCTGTCGAGGAATCTCCCGGACGTATCGAAAACAGAGATGAAACCGCCCGAATCCGGCACATAGACGTACCCGCGGCCGTCTACGGAAATGTCGGAGGGAAAGCCGAACTGCCCCGGCTCGGTGCCGGACGATCCGAACATGTCCCTGAAGGCGCCGTCCTCGTCGAACCTGAAGACCCGGCCGTTGAAGGTCCCGAGCACGAAGATGTCGCCGGTGCCGTCGGCGGCGACCAGCGGCGACAGCTCGCTGCTCCCGGCTGCCTCGTCCACCGCTCCGGTGATGTCCAGCTCGGCCGTCCCGTCCGGCGCGAGCCGGCAGAGCCTGTCGCCGCATGACCACATGGTCGCAAGTACATCTCCGTCCTCGGTCACGAACAGGTCGGAGAATCCGTCGATGTCGGTCAGCATCCCGAGCGGGTCCCCGGTGGCGCCGTCGTAGGCTAGTATCCTGCCGGTCTCCGTCACATAGACGGTCCCGCCCTGCGAGGCGTCCATCGAGGAGATGTAGGCTTCGTCGTTCACGCCTTCGACGTTCCACTGGCGGATGAAGCTCCCGCTGCCGTCGAAGACCTGTATCCTGCCCGTCGTGTAGTCGGCCACGTAGATGTGTCCGTCACCATCCACCGCGATGTGTCTGGGATCGGAGAAGTAACCGTGTCCCGTACCCTCGGCGCCGAAGGTCAGAACAGCATCGGCATCACCCTGCAGAAGCGATTCTCCGTCCTTCG from Candidatus Fermentibacter sp. harbors:
- a CDS encoding 6-bladed beta-propeller, with the protein product MSVEFKCPSCAGDLSVKSDEKTTTCPYCGSSVLVPDELRESTQIGPTVVIETARTARSAASCVIVAVALGMLLISGLTVFLLTNAGSKDGESLLQGDADAVLTFGAEGTGHGYFSDPRHIAVDGDGHIYVADYTTGRIQVFDGSGSFIRQWNVEGVNDEAYISSMDASQGGTVYVTETGRILAYDGATGDPLGMLTDIDGFSDLFVTEDGDVLATMWSCGDRLCRLAPDGTAELDITGAVDEAAGSSELSPLVAADGTGDIFVLGTFNGRVFRFDEDGAFRDMFGSSGTEPGQFGFPSDISVDGRGYVYVPDSGGFISVFDTSGRFLDRIDLPFYDYVYGMDVGPDGNLYLVTGGFEVVVIPPYGG